CGTCCATCTCGACGTCGTCGAGCCCGATGCCGTCGACCGCGCGCAGCTCGTGTTCGTACTTGGCGAAGCTGTGCGGGCCCAGCGTCGACCGGCTGGTGGTGACCTGCAGCAGCCAGGGGTGGCGGTGGAAGAGCGCCCACAGGTCGTCGGCGATCGCCGTCAGCGCCGCGCGCCAGCCGAGGTCCGGGTCGGGGACCGGCAGCTCGCCGTGGACGTGGTCGATCATCAGGTCCAGCAGCTCGGCCCGGCCCGGCACGTAGGTGTAGAGCGACATGGGGGAGACCCCGAGCTGCTCGGCGACGCGGCGGATGGTGACGGCGTCGATGGTGTCGGCGTCGGCCAGCGCGACCGCCGAGCGGACGACGTCGGCCGTGGTCAGCTTCGGTTTCGGGCCGCGCCGCGGGGCCCCCGGGACGCCCCAGAGCAGCTCGATCGCCCGTCGCGGGTCGCCGCCGTTCTCCTCCGTGCTCACGCCGGTCATTCTGCCCACCTGATTTTCGTACGCCGTACAGAGTTGTGCTAACCTCTTCTTCGTACAATGTACAGAGTTAAGGGGGAGGATGACTCCGCAGATCCACGCCGAGGGACTTCGCAAGCGCTACGGCGACGCGTACGCCCTTGACGGCTTCGCTCTCTCGGTCCCGGCGGGCTCGCTGCACGGCCTGCTCGGACCCAACGGCGCCGGCAAGACCACGGCCGTCCGCGTGCTGTCCACGCTCCTGCGTCACGACGGCGGCACCGCGCGCGTCGCCGGCTTCGACGTCGCCACTGAATCAGCGAAAGTGCGGTCCTCGATCGGGGTGGTCGGTCAGCAGGCCGCCGTCGACGAGCTGCTGTCCGGACGCCAGAACCTGGTGCTGTTCGGCCGGCTGCACCACCTGGGCCGGCGCGAGGCCACCCGCCGCGCCGACGACCTCCTGGAGAGGTTCGGCCTCGCCGGCACCGGGGCGAAGCCGGTCTCGGCCTACTCCGGTGGCATGCGGCGGCGGCTGGACCTGGCCGCGTCGCTGCTGGCCACCCCGCGGGTGCTGTTCCTCGACGAGCCGACGACCGGGCTGGACCCGCGCAGCCGCGTCGAGGTCTGGCGGGCGGTGCGGTCCCTGGTCGCCGACGGCACGACCGTCCTGCTCACGACCCAGTACCTGGAGGAAGCCGACCGGCTGGCCGACCGCATCTCGCTGGTGGAACACGGGCGCGTGATCGCCGAGGGCACGCCGGCCGAGCTGAAGGGCTCGCTCGGGGCGACCCGGATCGAGCTGGTGCTGACCGACCCGGACGCCGCCGGCGCGGCGGCGGCGCTGCTGGCCCGGGTCACCGGCGGCGAGCCGGTCACCGAGGAGCTGCGGGTGAGCGCACCGGCCGAGCCGTCGATGCTGACCGACGTCGTCCGCGAGCTGGCCGCGACCGAGCTGGCGTTCGCCGACGTCGCGCTGCGGCATCCGACGCTCGACGAAGTGTTCCTGGAGCTGACGGGGAAGGTGTCGCGATGAGGTGGGCGGTCGAAGACGGGTGGACGCTCACGCAGCGGTACCTCGCCCACCTGGCCCGGCGGCCGGCCCGGCTGGCCACCGTCGTGGCGTTCCCGATCCTGATGGTGCTGATCTTCGCCTACCTGCTCGGCGGCGGGATGACCGTGCCCGGCGGCGGGTCCTACCGCGAGTTCCTGATGCCGGGGATGTTCGCGATGACGATGGCGTTCGGGCTGTCGGGGACGATGATCGCGGTGCTGGACGACGCCGCGAAGGGCGTCACCGACCGGTTCCGGTCGCTGCCGATGGCGCCGTCGGCGGTGCTGACCGGCCGGGTGGCGGCGGACCTGGTGAACGCGGCCCTCGCCCTGGCGGTGCTGATCGGCTGCGGGTTCGCCGTCGGCTGGCGGCCCCACGGCAGCCTGGCCGAGACCGTGGCGGCGTTCGCGTTGCTGCTCCTGCTGCGCACGGCGCTGGTGTGGGCCGGGATCTACCTGGGCCTGCTGACGACCGACCCGGCGATGGTGACGCTCGCGCAGACCCTCGAATTCCCGTTCGGGTTCCTCTCCAGCGCGTTCGTGGCGACCGCGACGATGCCGGCGTGGCTGGGAACCGCGGCGGAGTGGAACCCGTTGTCCTCCACGGTGACGGCGGCGCGGGTGCTGTTCGGCAACCCGGGCGCGGCCGGGACGTCCTGGGTGAGCACGCACTCCGTGCTGATGGCGGTGGGGTGGCCGCTGGTGCTGCTCGCGGTGTTCGTGCCGCTGTCCGTGCGTCGATACAGGAGGCTGGGGAACTGAAGATCGACTTTCGGCCGGGCGAACCGCCGCGAGCGGGACGTCTGGTCATCGACGGCCGGGTGCTGTCCATTGTGGATGGATTGCCGGAGCTGCTGGGCGGCACCGACGGGTTCTGGGCGACCGCGGCGCAGGCCGCGCTGCGCCTGGTCGCGGCGGGACGGCTGCTGCCGGGCGTCACC
The window above is part of the Amycolatopsis camponoti genome. Proteins encoded here:
- a CDS encoding TetR/AcrR family transcriptional regulator, which produces MTGVSTEENGGDPRRAIELLWGVPGAPRRGPKPKLTTADVVRSAVALADADTIDAVTIRRVAEQLGVSPMSLYTYVPGRAELLDLMIDHVHGELPVPDPDLGWRAALTAIADDLWALFHRHPWLLQVTTSRSTLGPHSFAKYEHELRAVDGIGLDDVEMDAAVTLVTGLVRTTARSSLDAARLVRTSGMTDAQWWERAAPVLAGIPAADAAHYPLASRVGQAAGEAHNAAEDPAYTFRFGLARILDGIEALVSERQR
- a CDS encoding ATP-binding cassette domain-containing protein → MTPQIHAEGLRKRYGDAYALDGFALSVPAGSLHGLLGPNGAGKTTAVRVLSTLLRHDGGTARVAGFDVATESAKVRSSIGVVGQQAAVDELLSGRQNLVLFGRLHHLGRREATRRADDLLERFGLAGTGAKPVSAYSGGMRRRLDLAASLLATPRVLFLDEPTTGLDPRSRVEVWRAVRSLVADGTTVLLTTQYLEEADRLADRISLVEHGRVIAEGTPAELKGSLGATRIELVLTDPDAAGAAAALLARVTGGEPVTEELRVSAPAEPSMLTDVVRELAATELAFADVALRHPTLDEVFLELTGKVSR
- a CDS encoding ABC transporter permease; the encoded protein is MRWAVEDGWTLTQRYLAHLARRPARLATVVAFPILMVLIFAYLLGGGMTVPGGGSYREFLMPGMFAMTMAFGLSGTMIAVLDDAAKGVTDRFRSLPMAPSAVLTGRVAADLVNAALALAVLIGCGFAVGWRPHGSLAETVAAFALLLLLRTALVWAGIYLGLLTTDPAMVTLAQTLEFPFGFLSSAFVATATMPAWLGTAAEWNPLSSTVTAARVLFGNPGAAGTSWVSTHSVLMAVGWPLVLLAVFVPLSVRRYRRLGN